The following are from one region of the Escherichia sp. E4742 genome:
- the gltS gene encoding sodium/glutamate symporter, giving the protein MFHLDTLATLVAATLTLLLGRKLVHSVSFLKKYTIPEPVAGGLLVALALLVLKKTMGWEVNFDMSLRDPLMLAFFATIGLNANIASLRAGGRVVGIFLIVVVGLLVMQNAIGIGMASLLGLDPLMGLLAGSITLSGGHGTGAAWSKLFIERYGFTNATEVAMACATFGLVLGGLIGGPVARYLVKHSTTPNGIPDDQEVPTAFEKPDVGRMITSLVLIETIALIAICLTVGKIVAQLLAGTAFELPTFVCVLFVGVILSNGLSMMGFYRVFERAVSVLGNVSLSLFLAMALMGLKLWELASLALPMLAILVVQTIFMALYAIFVTWRMMGKNYDAAVLAAGHCGFGLGATPTAIANMQAITERFGPSHMAFLVVPMVGAFFIDIVNALVIKLYLMLPIFAG; this is encoded by the coding sequence ATGTTTCATCTCGATACTTTAGCAACGCTTGTTGCTGCAACGCTGACGTTGCTGCTCGGGCGCAAGTTGGTCCATTCCGTCTCCTTTCTGAAGAAATACACCATACCGGAACCTGTTGCGGGTGGTTTATTGGTGGCGCTGGCGTTGCTGGTGCTGAAAAAAACCATGGGCTGGGAAGTCAATTTTGATATGTCCCTGCGCGATCCGTTGATGCTGGCTTTCTTTGCCACCATCGGCCTGAACGCCAACATTGCCAGCTTACGTGCCGGTGGCCGTGTGGTGGGTATTTTCCTGATTGTGGTTGTTGGCCTGTTGGTGATGCAAAATGCCATCGGTATTGGTATGGCCAGTCTGTTAGGTCTTGATCCGCTGATGGGGCTGTTAGCAGGGTCTATTACGCTTTCTGGCGGTCATGGGACTGGCGCGGCGTGGAGTAAATTGTTCATTGAACGTTACGGCTTTACTAATGCGACGGAAGTCGCAATGGCCTGTGCAACGTTCGGTCTGGTGCTGGGCGGCTTGATTGGGGGGCCGGTGGCGCGGTATCTGGTGAAACACTCCACTACACCGAACGGTATTCCGGATGACCAGGAAGTCCCGACGGCGTTCGAAAAGCCAGATGTAGGACGCATGATCACTTCGCTGGTACTGATTGAAACCATCGCGCTAATTGCTATCTGCCTGACGGTGGGGAAAATTGTTGCGCAACTTTTGGCTGGCACTGCTTTTGAATTACCAACCTTTGTTTGTGTGCTGTTTGTAGGCGTGATTCTGAGCAACGGTCTGTCAATGATGGGCTTTTATCGCGTCTTTGAACGTGCGGTATCGGTGCTGGGTAACGTAAGTCTGTCGTTGTTCCTGGCGATGGCGCTGATGGGGCTGAAACTGTGGGAGCTGGCTTCGCTGGCGCTGCCGATGCTGGCGATTCTGGTGGTACAGACCATCTTCATGGCGTTGTATGCCATCTTCGTCACCTGGCGCATGATGGGCAAAAACTACGATGCGGCGGTGCTTGCTGCGGGTCATTGTGGCTTTGGTCTTGGTGCGACACCAACGGCAATCGCCAACATGCAGGCGATTACTGAACGCTTTGGCCCGTCGCACATGGCGTTCCTGGTAGTGCCGATGGTCGGTGCGTTCTTTATCGATATCGTTAACGCCCTGGTGATTAAGCTGTATTTGATGTTGCCGATTTTTGCGGGGTAA
- the recG gene encoding ATP-dependent DNA helicase RecG yields the protein MKGRLLDAVPLSSLTGVGAALSNKLAKINLHTVQDLLLHLPLRYEDRTHLYPIGELLPGVYATVEGEVLNCNISFGGRRMMTCQISDGSGILTMRFFNFSAAMKNSLATGRRVLAYGEAKRGKYGAEMIHPEYRVQGDLSTPELQETLTPVYPTTEGVKQATLRKLTDQALDLLDTCAIEELLPPELSQGMMTLPEALRTLHRPPPTLQLSDLETGQHPAQRRLILEELLAHNLSMLALRAGAQRFHAQPLSANDALKNKLLAALPFKPTGAQARVVAEIERDMALDVPMMRLVQGDVGSGKTLVAALAALRAIAHGKQVALMAPTELLAEQHANNFRNWFEPLGIDVGWLAGKQKGKARLAQQEAIASGQVQMIVGTHAIFQEQVQFNGLALVIIDEQHRFGVHQRLALWEKGQQQGFHPHQLIMTATPIPRTLAMTAYADLDTSVIDELPPGRTPVTTVAIPDTRRNDIIDRVRHACMTEGRQAYWVCTLIEESELLEAQAAEATWEELKLALPELNVGLVHGRMKPAEKQAVMASFKQGELHLLVATTVIEVGVDVPNASLMIIENPERLGLAQLHQLRGRVGRGAVASHCVLLYKTPLSKTAQIRLQVLRDSNDGFVIAQKDLEIRGPGELLGTRQTGNAEFKVADLLRDQAMIPEVQRLARHIHERYPQQAKALIERWMPETERYSNA from the coding sequence ATGAAAGGTCGCCTGTTAGATGCTGTCCCACTCAGTTCCCTAACGGGCGTTGGCGCAGCGCTTAGTAACAAGCTGGCGAAAATCAATCTGCATACCGTGCAGGATTTACTCTTACACCTTCCCCTGCGCTACGAAGATCGCACCCATCTCTACCCCATCGGTGAACTACTGCCGGGCGTTTATGCCACGGTGGAAGGCGAAGTGCTGAATTGCAATATCTCCTTCGGCGGTCGGCGGATGATGACCTGCCAGATCAGCGATGGTTCCGGCATTCTCACCATGCGCTTTTTCAACTTCAGCGCGGCGATGAAAAATAGCCTGGCGACGGGCCGCCGCGTGCTGGCCTATGGCGAAGCAAAGCGCGGTAAATATGGTGCGGAGATGATCCACCCGGAATACCGCGTACAGGGCGATCTCAGTACGCCAGAGTTGCAGGAAACGCTCACGCCGGTTTATCCAACAACGGAAGGCGTAAAGCAGGCGACGCTGCGTAAATTAACTGACCAGGCGCTGGATCTGCTCGACACCTGCGCCATTGAAGAACTCCTGCCGCCGGAGCTGTCACAAGGAATGATGACGTTACCGGAAGCGTTGCGCACTCTGCATCGCCCACCGCCAACGCTGCAACTTAGCGATCTGGAAACCGGGCAGCATCCGGCGCAACGTCGTCTGATTCTGGAAGAACTGCTGGCGCACAACCTTAGCATGCTGGCGTTACGCGCCGGAGCGCAACGTTTCCATGCCCAGCCGCTTAGCGCCAATGACGCGCTGAAAAATAAACTCCTCGCCGCCTTACCGTTCAAGCCAACGGGCGCACAGGCACGCGTAGTGGCGGAGATCGAGCGCGATATGGCGCTGGATGTGCCGATGATGCGTCTGGTACAGGGCGATGTAGGTTCCGGTAAAACGCTGGTCGCCGCCCTCGCCGCGCTGCGTGCGATTGCGCACGGCAAACAGGTGGCGCTGATGGCACCAACCGAGTTACTTGCCGAGCAGCACGCCAATAACTTCCGCAACTGGTTTGAACCGCTCGGTATCGACGTGGGCTGGCTCGCCGGTAAGCAGAAAGGTAAAGCGCGACTGGCTCAGCAAGAAGCCATCGCCAGCGGTCAGGTGCAGATGATTGTTGGCACTCATGCCATTTTCCAGGAACAGGTGCAGTTTAACGGCCTGGCGCTGGTGATTATCGACGAACAGCATCGCTTTGGCGTGCATCAGCGTCTGGCATTGTGGGAGAAAGGCCAGCAACAGGGCTTTCATCCACATCAGTTGATCATGACAGCCACGCCGATCCCCCGCACGCTGGCAATGACCGCGTATGCCGATCTCGACACCTCAGTCATTGATGAACTGCCGCCAGGACGTACCCCAGTGACGACAGTGGCAATTCCTGATACGCGCCGTAACGATATTATCGACCGCGTGCGCCACGCCTGCATGACGGAAGGCCGTCAGGCGTACTGGGTTTGTACGTTGATTGAAGAATCGGAATTACTGGAAGCGCAGGCGGCGGAAGCCACGTGGGAAGAGTTGAAACTGGCGCTACCAGAGTTGAATGTCGGTCTGGTACATGGGCGTATGAAGCCTGCCGAGAAGCAGGCGGTGATGGCGTCGTTTAAACAAGGCGAGTTACACCTGCTGGTTGCCACTACCGTTATTGAAGTGGGCGTTGATGTGCCTAACGCCAGTCTGATGATTATCGAAAACCCGGAGCGTCTGGGTCTGGCGCAGTTACACCAGCTTCGCGGGCGCGTGGGTCGTGGCGCGGTGGCTTCTCACTGTGTCCTGCTCTACAAAACACCGCTCTCCAAAACGGCGCAAATCCGCCTGCAAGTGCTGCGTGATAGTAACGACGGTTTTGTGATTGCGCAGAAAGATTTGGAGATACGTGGACCGGGTGAACTGTTAGGTACGCGTCAGACAGGTAATGCCGAATTTAAAGTGGCAGATTTACTGCGCGATCAGGCGATGATCCCGGAAGTTCAGCGCCTGGCGCGACATATTCACGAACGTTACCCACAGCAGGCAAAAGCCCTGATAGAACGCTGGATGCCAGAGACTGAACGTTACTCGAATGCGTAA